Proteins from one Escherichia coli genomic window:
- the yicH gene encoding AsmA family protein produces the protein MKFIGKLLLYILIALLVAIAGLYFLLQTRWGAEHISAWVSDNSDYHLAFGAMDHRFSAPSHIVLENVTFGRDGQPATLVAKSVDIALSSRQLTEPRHVDTILLENGTLNLTDQTAPLPFKADRLQLRDMAFNSPNSEWKLSAQRVNGGVVPWSPEAGKVLGTKAQIQFSAGSLSLNDVLATNVLIEGSIDNDRVTLTNLGADIARGTLTGNAQRNADGSWQVENLRLADIRLQSEKSLTDFFAPLRSVPSLQIGRLEVIDARLQGPDWAVTDLDLSLRNMTFSKDDWQTQEGKLSMNASEFIYGSLHLFDPIINAEFSPQGVALRQFTSRWEGGIVRTSGNWLRDGKMLILDDAAIAGLEYTLPKNWQQLWMETTPGWLNNLQLKRFSASRNLIIDIDPDFPWQLTALDGYGANLTLVTDHKWGVWSGSANLNAAAATFNRVDVRRPSLALTANSSTVNISELSAFTEKGILEATASVSQTPQRQTHISLNGRGVPVNILQQWGWPELPLTGDGNIQLTASGDIQVNVPLKPTVSGQLHAVNAAKQQVTQTMNAGVVSSGEVTSTEPVQ, from the coding sequence ATGAAATTTATTGGGAAGCTGCTTCTCTACATTCTCATCGCTCTGTTAGTGGCGATCGCTGGCCTCTATTTCCTTCTGCAAACCCGCTGGGGAGCAGAACATATCAGCGCATGGGTTTCCGATAATAGCGACTATCATCTGGCCTTCGGGGCGATGGATCACCGTTTTTCCGCGCCATCTCATATCGTACTGGAGAACGTCACGTTTGGTCGTGATGGTCAGCCCGCTACCCTGGTGGCAAAAAGTGTCGACATTGCGCTAAGCAGTCGGCAACTGACCGAACCACGCCATGTCGATACCATCCTACTGGAAAACGGGACGCTGAATCTCACCGACCAGACCGCGCCGCTGCCGTTCAAAGCCGATCGTCTGCAACTGCGTGATATGGCGTTTAATAGCCCGAATAGCGAATGGAAACTGAGCGCGCAACGGGTAAATGGCGGCGTGGTTCCGTGGTCACCAGAAGCCGGTAAAGTGCTGGGTACGAAGGCGCAGATTCAATTCAGCGCCGGATCGCTTTCGCTCAATGATGTTCTTGCCACCAATGTACTCATTGAAGGCAGTATTGATAACGATCGCGTTACGCTGACTAACCTGGGTGCCGACATCGCCCGCGGGACATTAACCGGAAACGCGCAGCGTAACGCCGACGGCAGCTGGCAAGTGGAAAATCTGCGGCTGGCGGATATCCGTCTACAAAGCGAAAAATCGCTAACCGACTTCTTTGCGCCATTACGCTCTGTCCCGTCGTTGCAGATTGGTCGCCTGGAAGTCATTGACGCTCGTCTGCAAGGTCCGGACTGGGCGGTGACCGACCTCGATCTCAGCTTGCGCAACATGACCTTCAGTAAAGATGACTGGCAGACACAGGAAGGCAAACTGTCGATGAACGCCAGCGAGTTTATTTATGGTTCGCTGCATTTATTTGACCCGATTATAAACGCGGAATTTTCCCCGCAGGGCGTAGCACTGCGCCAGTTCACCAGCCGCTGGGAAGGGGGCATAGTCAGAACGTCAGGGAACTGGTTGCGTGACGGGAAAATGTTGATCCTTGATGATGCGGCAATTGCCGGACTGGAATATACCTTGCCAAAAAACTGGCAACAGTTGTGGATGGAAACGACACCCGGTTGGTTAAACAACCTGCAACTGAAGAGATTTAGCGCCAGCCGCAATCTGATCATTGATATCGACCCTGACTTCCCGTGGCAGCTCACCGCGCTCGATGGTTACGGTGCCAATCTGACGCTGGTTACCGATCATAAATGGGGCGTCTGGAGTGGCTCGGCGAATCTGAATGCCGCCGCCGCAACGTTTAATCGTGTTGATGTCCGTCGTCCGTCGCTGGCGCTAACTGCCAACAGCAGCACGGTGAATATCAGCGAACTGAGTGCATTTACTGAAAAAGGCATTCTGGAAGCCACCGCCAGTGTTTCACAAACGCCACAACGTCAGACCCATATCAGCCTGAATGGACGCGGTGTGCCGGTGAATATTTTGCAACAGTGGGGATGGCCTGAACTACCGTTGACTGGCGACGGCAATATTCAGCTTACCGCCAGTGGCGATATTCAGGTCAATGTCCCGCTGAAACCTACGGTTAGCGGGCAATTGCATGCCGTGAATGCCGCAAAGCAGCAAGTGACTCAAACCATGAATGCGGGCGTAGTTTCCAGTGGTGAAGTTACGTCGACGGAGCCGGTGCAGTAA
- the xanP gene encoding xanthine/proton symporter XanP produces the protein MSVSTLESENAQPVAQTQNSELIYRLEDRPPLPQTLFAACQHLLAMFVAVITPALLICQALGLPAQDTQHIISMSLFASGVASIIQIKAWGPVGSGLLSIQGTSFNFVAPLIMGGTALKTGGADVPTMMAALFGTLMLASCTEMVISRVLHLARRIITPLVSGVVVMIIGLSLIQVGLTSIGGGYAAMSDNTFGAPKNLLLAGVVLALIILLNRQRNPYLRVASLVIAMAAGYALAWFMGMLPESNEPMTQELIMVPTPLYYGLGIEWSLLLPLMLVFMITSLETIGDITATSDVSEQPVSGPLYMKRLKGGVLANGLNSFVSAVFNTFPNSCFGQNNGVIQLTGVASRYVGFVVALMLILLGLFPAVSGFVQHIPEPVLGGATLVMFGTIAASGVRIVSREPLNRRAILIIALSLAVGLGVSQQPLILQFAPEWLKNLLSSGIAAGGITAIVLNLIFPPEKQ, from the coding sequence ATGTCTGTTTCCACCCTCGAGTCAGAAAATGCGCAACCGGTTGCGCAGACTCAAAACAGCGAACTGATTTACCGTCTTGAAGATCGTCCGCCGCTTCCTCAAACTCTGTTTGCCGCCTGTCAGCATCTGCTGGCGATGTTCGTTGCGGTGATCACGCCAGCGCTATTAATCTGCCAGGCGCTGGGTTTACCGGCACAAGACACGCAACACATTATTAGTATGTCGCTGTTTGCCTCCGGTGTGGCGTCGATTATTCAAATTAAGGCCTGGGGTCCGGTTGGCTCCGGGCTGTTGTCTATTCAGGGCACCAGCTTCAACTTTGTTGCCCCGCTGATTATGGGCGGCACAGCGCTGAAGACCGGTGGTGCTGATGTTCCTACCATGATGGCGGCTTTGTTCGGCACGTTGATGCTGGCAAGTTGCACCGAGATGGTGATCTCCCGTGTTCTCCATCTGGCGCGCCGCATTATTACGCCGCTGGTTTCTGGCGTTGTGGTGATGATTATCGGCCTGTCGCTAATTCAGGTTGGGCTAACATCCATTGGCGGCGGTTACGCAGCCATGAGCGATAACACCTTCGGAGCACCGAAAAATCTGTTGCTGGCAGGCGTGGTCTTGGCCTTAATTATCCTGCTTAACCGTCAACGTAACCCATATTTGCGCGTGGCCTCACTGGTGATTGCGATGGCGGCCGGATATGCGCTGGCGTGGTTTATGGGCATGTTGCCAGAAAGCAACGAACCGATGACGCAAGAACTGATTATGGTGCCAACGCCGCTCTACTACGGTCTTGGTATTGAATGGAGCCTGCTGCTGCCGCTGATGCTGGTCTTTATGATCACTTCGCTGGAAACTATTGGCGATATCACGGCGACGTCTGACGTTTCCGAACAGCCTGTATCCGGTCCGCTATACATGAAACGTCTGAAAGGCGGCGTGCTGGCAAACGGTCTGAACTCGTTTGTCTCGGCGGTGTTTAACACCTTCCCGAACTCCTGTTTTGGACAAAACAATGGTGTGATTCAGTTAACAGGTGTTGCCAGCCGTTATGTTGGTTTTGTTGTGGCACTGATGTTGATTTTGCTCGGCCTGTTCCCAGCAGTAAGTGGATTTGTGCAGCATATTCCTGAACCTGTGCTGGGCGGCGCGACGCTGGTAATGTTTGGCACCATCGCCGCCTCCGGTGTGCGTATCGTTTCTCGTGAGCCACTGAACCGTCGGGCGATTCTGATTATCGCGCTGTCGCTGGCGGTCGGTCTGGGCGTTTCTCAGCAGCCGCTGATTTTGCAGTTTGCTCCTGAATGGCTGAAAAACCTGCTCTCCTCCGGGATCGCCGCGGGCGGTATTACTGCCATCGTGCTAAATCTGATTTTCCCACCAGAAAAACAGTAA
- the gltS gene encoding sodium/glutamate symporter, with product MFHLDTLATLVAATLTLLLGRKLVHSVSFLKKYTIPEPVAGGLLVALALLVLKKSMGWEVNFDMSLRDPLMLAFFATIGLNANIASLRAGGRVVGIFLIVVVGLLVMQNAIGIGMASLLGLDPLMGLLAGSITLSGGHGTGAAWSKLFIERYGFTNATEVAMACATFGLVLGGLIGGPVARYLVKHSTTPNGIPDDQEVPTAFEKPDVGRMITSLVLIETIALIAICLTVGKIVAQLLAGTAFELPTFVCVLFVGVILSNGLSMMGFYRVFERAVSVLGNVSLSLFLAMALMGLKLWELASLALPMLAILVVQTIFMALYAIFVTWRMMGKNYDAAVLAAGHCGFGLGATPTAIANMQAITERFGPSHMAFLVVPMVGAFFIDIVNALVIKLYLMLPIFAG from the coding sequence ATGTTTCATCTCGATACTTTAGCAACGCTTGTTGCCGCAACGCTGACGTTGCTGCTCGGGCGTAAGTTGGTCCATTCCGTCTCCTTTTTGAAGAAATACACCATACCGGAACCTGTTGCGGGTGGTTTGTTGGTGGCGCTGGCGCTACTGGTACTGAAAAAAAGCATGGGCTGGGAAGTCAACTTTGATATGTCCCTGCGCGATCCGTTAATGCTGGCTTTCTTCGCCACCATTGGCCTGAACGCCAACATTGCCAGTCTGCGCGCTGGTGGGCGTGTGGTTGGTATTTTCCTGATTGTGGTTGTTGGCCTATTGGTGATGCAAAATGCCATTGGCATTGGTATGGCTAGCCTGTTAGGGCTTGATCCACTGATGGGGCTGCTGGCTGGTTCTATTACGCTTTCGGGCGGTCACGGTACGGGTGCTGCCTGGAGTAAATTGTTCATTGAACGTTATGGCTTCACCAATGCGACGGAAGTGGCAATGGCCTGTGCAACGTTCGGTTTGGTGCTGGGCGGCTTGATTGGCGGTCCGGTAGCGCGCTATCTGGTGAAACACTCCACCACGCCGAACGGTATTCCGGATGACCAGGAAGTCCCGACGGCGTTCGAAAAGCCGGATGTGGGCCGCATGATCACCTCGCTGGTGCTGATTGAAACTATCGCGCTGATTGCTATCTGCCTGACGGTGGGGAAAATTGTTGCGCAACTTTTGGCTGGCACTGCTTTTGAACTGCCGACCTTCGTCTGTGTACTGTTTGTTGGCGTGATTCTGAGCAACGGTCTGTCAATGATGGGCTTTTACCGCGTCTTTGAGCGTGCGGTATCCGTGCTTGGTAACGTAAGCCTGTCGTTGTTCCTGGCGATGGCGCTGATGGGGCTGAAACTATGGGAGCTGGCTTCGCTGGCGCTGCCGATGCTGGCGATTCTGGTGGTACAGACCATCTTCATGGCGTTGTATGCCATCTTCGTTACCTGGCGCATGATGGGCAAAAACTACGATGCGGCGGTGCTGGCTGCGGGTCATTGTGGTTTTGGCCTCGGTGCAACGCCAACGGCAATCGCCAACATGCAGGCGATCACTGAACGTTTTGGCCCGTCGCACATGGCGTTCCTGGTAGTGCCGATGGTCGGTGCGTTCTTTATTGATATCGTTAACGCGCTGGTGATTAAGCTGTATTTAATGTTGCCGATTTTTGCGGGCTAA
- the recG gene encoding ATP-dependent DNA helicase RecG, which produces MKGRLLDAVPLSSLTGIGAALSNKLAKINLHTVQDLLLHLPLRYEDRTHLYPIGELLPGVYATVEGEVLNCNISFGGRRMMTCQISDGSGILTMRFFNFNAAMKNSLATGRRVLAYGEAKRGKYGAEMIHPEYRVQGDLSMPELQETLTPVYPTTEGVKQATLRKLTDQALDLLDTCAIEELLPPELSQGMMTLPEALRTLHRPPPTLQLSDLETGQHPAQRRLILEELLAHNLSMLALRAGAQRFHAQPLSANDALKNKLLAALPFKPTGAQARVVAEIERDMALDVPMMRLVQGDVGSGKTLVAALAALRAIAHGKQVALMAPTELLAEQHANNFRNWFAPLGIEVGWLAGKQKGKARLAQQEAIASGQVQMIVGTHAIFQEQVQFNGLALVIIDEQHRFGVHQRLALWEKGQQQGFHPHQLIMTATPIPRTLAMTAYADLDTSVIDELPPGRTPVTTVAIPDTRRNDIIDRVRHACMTEGRQAYWVCTLIEESELLEAQAAEATWEELKLALPELNVGLVHGRMKPAEKQAVMASFKQGELHLLVATTVIEVGVDVPNASLMIIENPERLGLAQLHQLRGRVGRGAVASHCVLLYKTPLSKTAQIRLQVLRDSNDGFMIAQKDLEIRGPGELLGTRQTGNAEFKVADLLRDQAMIPEVQRLARHIHERYPQQAKALIERWMPETERYSNA; this is translated from the coding sequence ATGAAAGGTCGCCTGTTAGATGCTGTCCCGCTCAGTTCCCTAACGGGCATTGGTGCAGCGCTTAGTAACAAGCTGGCGAAAATCAACCTGCATACCGTGCAGGATTTACTCTTACACCTTCCTCTGCGCTACGAAGATCGCACCCATCTCTACCCCATCGGTGAACTACTGCCGGGCGTTTATGCCACGGTGGAAGGCGAAGTGCTGAATTGCAATATCTCCTTCGGCGGTCGGCGGATGATGACCTGCCAGATCAGCGACGGTTCCGGCATTCTCACCATGCGCTTTTTCAACTTCAACGCGGCAATGAAAAATAGCCTGGCGACTGGCCGCCGCGTGCTGGCCTATGGCGAAGCAAAGCGCGGTAAATATGGTGCGGAGATGATCCACCCGGAATACCGCGTGCAGGGCGATCTCAGTATGCCAGAGTTGCAGGAAACGCTAACGCCGGTTTACCCAACTACGGAAGGCGTAAAGCAGGCCACGCTGCGTAAATTAACCGACCAGGCGCTGGATCTGCTCGACACCTGCGCCATTGAAGAACTCCTGCCGCCGGAACTGTCACAAGGAATGATGACGCTACCGGAAGCGTTGCGCACTTTGCACCGCCCGCCGCCGACGCTACAGCTTAGCGATCTCGAAACCGGGCAGCATCCGGCACAACGCCGGCTGATTCTGGAAGAGTTGCTGGCGCACAACCTCAGCATGTTAGCCTTACGTGCCGGAGCACAGCGTTTTCATGCCCAGCCGCTGAGCGCCAATGACGCGCTGAAAAATAAACTCCTCGCAGCCTTACCGTTCAAGCCAACGGGCGCACAGGCACGCGTGGTGGCGGAGATCGAGCGCGATATGGCGCTGGATGTGCCGATGATGCGCCTGGTGCAGGGCGATGTAGGTTCCGGTAAAACGCTGGTCGCCGCCCTCGCCGCGTTGCGTGCGATTGCGCACGGCAAACAGGTGGCATTGATGGCACCAACCGAATTACTCGCCGAGCAGCACGCCAATAACTTCCGTAACTGGTTTGCTCCGCTCGGTATCGAAGTGGGCTGGCTCGCCGGTAAACAGAAAGGTAAAGCACGACTGGCACAGCAGGAAGCCATCGCCAGCGGTCAAGTGCAGATGATTGTTGGTACGCACGCCATCTTCCAGGAACAGGTGCAGTTTAATGGTCTGGCGCTGGTGATCATCGACGAACAGCACCGTTTTGGTGTGCATCAGCGTCTGGCGTTATGGGAGAAAGGCCAGCAGCAGGGTTTCCATCCGCATCAGTTGATCATGACCGCCACGCCGATCCCCCGCACGCTGGCAATGACTGCATATGCCGATCTCGATACCTCGGTCATTGATGAGTTACCGCCAGGTCGTACGCCTGTGACGACGGTGGCTATCCCGGATACCCGCCGCAACGACATTATCGACCGCGTGCGCCACGCCTGCATGACTGAAGGTCGTCAGGCGTACTGGGTTTGTACGTTGATTGAAGAGTCAGAGTTACTGGAAGCGCAGGCAGCAGAAGCCACGTGGGAAGAGCTGAAACTGGCCTTACCGGAACTGAATGTCGGTCTGGTACACGGACGGATGAAACCAGCCGAGAAGCAGGCCGTCATGGCATCATTTAAACAAGGCGAGTTACACCTGCTGGTTGCCACGACCGTTATTGAAGTCGGCGTTGATGTGCCTAACGCCAGCCTGATGATTATCGAAAACCCTGAGCGTCTGGGTCTGGCGCAGTTACACCAGCTGCGCGGGCGTGTAGGTCGTGGCGCGGTGGCTTCTCACTGCGTGTTGCTCTACAAAACACCGCTTTCTAAAACGGCGCAAATTCGCCTGCAAGTGCTGCGCGACAGCAACGATGGTTTTATGATTGCACAGAAAGATCTGGAGATTCGCGGCCCTGGCGAATTGTTAGGCACGCGTCAGACGGGTAATGCTGAATTTAAAGTGGCGGATTTGCTGCGCGATCAGGCGATGATCCCGGAAGTTCAGCGCCTGGCACGCCATATTCACGAACGTTACCCACAGCAGGCAAAAGCCCTGATAGAACGCTGGATGCCAGAAACGGAACGTTACTCCAACGCATGA
- the trmH gene encoding tRNA (guanosine(18)-2'-O)-methyltransferase TrmH, with the protein MNPTRYARICEMLARRQPDLTVCMEQVHKPHNVSAIIRTADAVGVHEVHAVWPGSRMRTMASAAAGSNSWVQVKTHRTIGDAVAHLKGQGMQILATHLSDNAVDFREIDYTRPTCILMGQEKTGITQEALALADRDIIIPMIGMVQSLNVSVASALILYEAQRQRQNAGMYLRENSMLPEAEQQRLLFEGGYPVLAKVAKRKGLPYPHVNQQGEIEADADWWATMQAAG; encoded by the coding sequence ATGAACCCAACACGTTATGCACGCATCTGCGAAATGCTCGCCAGGCGGCAGCCTGATCTGACCGTCTGCATGGAGCAGGTCCACAAACCACATAACGTTTCTGCGATTATTCGTACCGCAGATGCTGTTGGCGTACATGAAGTTCATGCCGTCTGGCCTGGCAGCCGGATGCGCACCATGGCTTCGGCTGCGGCTGGCAGCAACAGTTGGGTACAGGTAAAAACGCACCGTACCATTGGCGATGCCGTCGCCCATCTGAAAGGCCAGGGCATGCAGATTCTGGCTACACATCTTTCTGATAACGCTGTCGATTTCCGCGAAATTGATTACACCCGCCCGACCTGTATTTTGATGGGTCAGGAGAAAACGGGCATCACTCAGGAAGCGTTAGCCCTGGCGGATCGGGACATCATTATACCGATGATCGGTATGGTGCAGTCGCTGAATGTTTCCGTTGCCTCAGCCCTCATTCTTTACGAAGCCCAGCGCCAGCGGCAAAATGCAGGCATGTACCTGCGTGAAAACAGCATGTTGCCGGAAGCGGAGCAACAACGGCTGTTGTTTGAAGGCGGCTATCCGGTGCTGGCGAAAGTCGCAAAACGCAAAGGCCTGCCTTACCCCCACGTTAATCAGCAAGGCGAAATTGAAGCCGATGCTGACTGGTGGGCTACTATGCAGGCTGCAGGGTAA
- the spoT gene encoding bifunctional GTP diphosphokinase/guanosine-3',5'-bis pyrophosphate 3'-pyrophosphohydrolase has translation MYLFESLNQLIQTYLPEDQIKRLRQAYLVARDAHEGQTRSSGEPYITHPVAVACILAEMKLDYETLMAALLHDVIEDTPATYQDMEQLFGKSVAELVEGVSKLDKLKFRDKKEAQAENFRKMIMAMVQDIRVILIKLADRTHNMRTLGSLRPDKRRRIARETLEIYSPLAHRLGIHHIKTELEELGFEALYPNRYRVIKEVVKAARGNRKEMIQKILSEIEGRLQEAGIPCRVSGREKHLYSIYCKMVLKEQRFHSIMDIYAFRVIVNDSDTCYRVLGQMHSLYKPRPGRVKDYIAIPKANGYQSLHTSMIGPHGVPVEVQIRTEDMDQMAEMGVAAHWAYKEHGETSTTAQIRAQRWMQSLLELQQSAGSSFEFIESVKSDLFPDEIYVFTPEGRIVELPAGATPVDFAYAVHTDIGHACVGARVDRQPYPLSQPLSSGQTVEIITAPGARPNAAWLNFVVSSKARAKIRQLLKNLKRDDSVSLGRRLLNHALGGSRKLNEIPPENIQRELDRMKLATLDDLLAEIGLGNAMSVVVAKNLQHGDASIPPATQSHGHLPIKGADGVLITFAKCCRPIPGDPIIAHVSPGKGLVIHHESCRNIRGYQKEPEKFMAVEWDKETAQEFITEIKVEMFNHQGALANLTAAINTTTSNIQSLNTEEKDGRVYSAFIRLTARDRVHLANIMRKIRVMPDVIKVTRNRN, from the coding sequence TTGTATCTGTTTGAAAGCCTGAATCAACTGATTCAAACCTACCTGCCGGAAGACCAAATCAAGCGTCTGCGGCAGGCGTATCTCGTTGCACGTGATGCTCACGAGGGGCAAACACGTTCAAGCGGTGAACCCTATATCACGCACCCGGTAGCGGTTGCCTGCATTCTGGCCGAGATGAAACTCGACTATGAAACGCTAATGGCGGCGCTGCTGCATGACGTGATTGAAGATACACCCGCCACCTACCAGGACATGGAACAGCTTTTTGGTAAAAGCGTCGCCGAGCTGGTAGAGGGGGTGTCGAAACTTGATAAACTCAAGTTCCGCGATAAGAAAGAGGCGCAGGCCGAAAACTTTCGCAAGATGATTATGGCGATGGTGCAGGATATCCGCGTCATTCTCATCAAACTTGCCGACCGTACCCACAACATGCGCACGCTGGGCTCACTTCGCCCGGACAAACGTCGCCGCATCGCCCGTGAAACCCTCGAAATTTACAGCCCGCTGGCACACCGTTTAGGTATCCACCACATTAAAACCGAACTCGAAGAGCTGGGTTTTGAGGCGCTGTATCCCAACCGTTACCGCGTAATCAAAGAAGTGGTGAAAGCCGCACGCGGCAACCGTAAAGAGATGATCCAAAAAATCCTCTCGGAAATCGAAGGGCGTTTGCAGGAAGCGGGAATACCGTGCCGCGTCAGTGGTCGCGAGAAGCATCTTTATTCGATCTACTGCAAAATGGTGCTCAAAGAGCAGCGTTTTCACTCGATCATGGACATCTACGCCTTCCGCGTGATCGTCAATGATTCCGACACCTGTTATCGCGTGCTCGGCCAGATGCACAGCCTGTATAAGCCGCGTCCAGGTCGCGTGAAAGACTACATCGCCATTCCAAAAGCGAACGGCTATCAGTCTTTGCACACCTCGATGATTGGCCCGCACGGCGTGCCGGTTGAAGTCCAGATCCGTACCGAAGATATGGATCAGATGGCGGAGATGGGTGTTGCCGCGCACTGGGCTTATAAAGAGCACGGCGAAACCAGCACGACTGCACAAATCCGCGCCCAGCGCTGGATGCAAAGCCTGCTGGAGCTGCAACAGAGTGCCGGTAGTTCGTTTGAATTTATCGAGAGCGTTAAATCCGATCTCTTCCCGGATGAGATTTACGTTTTCACACCGGAAGGGCGCATTGTAGAGCTGCCTGCCGGTGCAACGCCCGTCGACTTCGCTTATGCGGTGCATACCGATATCGGTCATGCCTGCGTGGGCGCTCGCGTCGACCGTCAGCCTTACCCGCTGTCGCAGCCGCTCTCCAGTGGCCAAACCGTTGAAATTATTACCGCACCGGGCGCTCGCCCGAATGCCGCATGGCTGAACTTTGTCGTTAGCTCGAAAGCGCGCGCCAAAATTCGTCAGTTGCTGAAAAACCTCAAGCGTGATGATTCTGTAAGCCTGGGCCGTCGTCTGCTCAATCATGCGTTGGGTGGCAGCCGTAAGCTCAATGAAATCCCGCCGGAAAATATTCAGCGCGAGCTGGACCGCATGAAGCTGGCAACGCTTGACGATCTGCTGGCTGAAATCGGCCTTGGTAACGCAATGAGCGTGGTGGTCGCGAAAAATCTGCAACATGGGGACGCCTCCATTCCGCCGGCGACTCAAAGCCACGGGCATCTGCCGATTAAAGGTGCTGATGGCGTGTTGATCACCTTTGCGAAATGCTGCCGCCCCATTCCTGGCGACCCGATTATCGCCCACGTCAGCCCCGGTAAAGGTCTGGTGATCCACCATGAATCCTGCCGTAACATCCGTGGCTACCAGAAAGAGCCAGAGAAATTTATGGCTGTGGAATGGGATAAAGAGACGGCACAGGAGTTCATCACCGAAATCAAGGTGGAGATGTTCAATCATCAGGGCGCGCTGGCAAACCTGACGGCGGCAATTAACACCACGACCTCGAATATTCAAAGTTTGAATACAGAAGAAAAAGATGGTCGCGTCTACAGCGCCTTTATTCGTCTGACCGCCCGTGACCGTGTGCATCTGGCGAATATCATGCGCAAAATCCGCGTGATGCCAGACGTGATTAAAGTCACCCGAAACCGAAATTAA
- the rpoZ gene encoding DNA-directed RNA polymerase subunit omega, with amino-acid sequence MARVTVQDAVEKIGNRFDLVLVAARRARQMQVGGKDPLVPEENDKTTVIALREIEEGLINNQILDVRERQEQQEQEAAELQAVTAIAEGRR; translated from the coding sequence ATGGCACGCGTAACTGTTCAGGACGCTGTAGAGAAAATTGGTAACCGTTTTGACCTGGTACTGGTCGCCGCGCGTCGCGCTCGTCAGATGCAGGTAGGCGGAAAGGATCCGCTGGTACCGGAAGAAAACGATAAAACCACAGTAATCGCGCTGCGCGAAATCGAAGAAGGTCTGATCAACAACCAGATCCTCGACGTTCGCGAACGCCAGGAACAGCAAGAGCAGGAAGCCGCTGAATTACAAGCCGTTACCGCTATTGCTGAAGGTCGTCGTTAA
- the gmk gene encoding guanylate kinase → MAQGTLYIVSAPSGAGKSSLIQALLKTQPLYDTQVSVSHTTRQPRPGEVHGEHYFFVNHDEFKEMISRDAFLEHAEVFGNYYGTSREAIEQVLATGVDVFLDIDWQGAQQIRQKMPHARSIFILPPSKIELDRRLRGRGQDSEEVIAKRMAQAVAEMSHYAEYDYLIVNDDFDTALTDLKTIIRAERLRMSRQKQRHDALISKLLAD, encoded by the coding sequence ATGGCTCAAGGCACGCTTTATATTGTTTCTGCCCCCAGTGGCGCGGGTAAATCCAGCCTGATTCAGGCTTTATTAAAAACCCAACCGTTGTATGACACCCAGGTTTCTGTTTCACACACCACGCGCCAACCGCGTCCTGGTGAAGTTCACGGTGAACATTATTTCTTTGTTAATCATGATGAATTTAAAGAAATGATTAGCAGAGATGCGTTCCTCGAACACGCAGAAGTTTTTGGTAATTACTATGGCACTTCGCGTGAGGCCATTGAGCAAGTACTGGCGACCGGTGTCGATGTTTTTCTCGATATCGACTGGCAGGGCGCGCAGCAAATTCGCCAGAAGATGCCGCACGCGCGGAGTATCTTTATTTTACCGCCGTCCAAAATTGAACTGGACCGCCGTCTACGCGGTCGCGGTCAGGACAGCGAAGAGGTCATTGCAAAGCGTATGGCGCAAGCTGTTGCAGAAATGAGCCATTACGCCGAATATGATTACCTGATTGTGAATGATGACTTCGATACCGCGTTGACCGATTTGAAGACCATTATTCGCGCCGAACGTCTGCGCATGAGCCGCCAAAAGCAGCGTCATGACGCTTTAATCAGCAAATTGTTGGCAGACTGA